In a genomic window of Corynebacterium lizhenjunii:
- a CDS encoding phytoene desaturase family protein, with amino-acid sequence MVSRRAVIVGSGPNGLSAAARLAVEGWDVEVYEASASLGGAASSTDDIFAGCTVDRGAACHPFGVASPAFRALGLECYGLEWAWAPYQVAHPLEGTEAALLSRSVGATAQLLGKDASAWCRLHRHVAESADAHLANLLAPVLRVPQHPAALLRFAPAAVLPASTLGQWAFSSPQARALLAGNAVHSISSPARPLTGAFGVLFGALGMSYGWPVARGGTQAISDALVRVIRAHGGRIHTGCLVEDVRELPGADALVLNLTLRQMRALKGLDIPQAATRRLGRWRYGTAAFKVDFLLKEPVPWRDARVGQAGTVHVGGTVEEMVHAEREAARGRLPRRPFVMVSQQYVADPTRGRVLWTYAHVPHGFVEAYQGQVWELIIDQIERFAPGFRDVIADWHEMSPAQLEAWNPNLVGGDIAGGAMTGLQALLRPGLALRPHRLGRGIYVASASTAPGAGVHGMAGWWAAQEVLRDAGEL; translated from the coding sequence ATGGTATCCCGTCGCGCGGTCATTGTGGGGTCTGGCCCTAATGGTCTTAGCGCTGCCGCAAGGTTGGCAGTAGAGGGCTGGGACGTCGAGGTCTACGAGGCATCGGCAAGCCTAGGTGGGGCGGCAAGCTCGACGGATGACATCTTTGCTGGCTGCACGGTGGACCGTGGTGCGGCCTGCCACCCTTTTGGGGTTGCCAGCCCGGCGTTTCGGGCGCTGGGGCTGGAGTGCTACGGCCTGGAGTGGGCGTGGGCGCCTTATCAGGTGGCGCACCCGCTGGAGGGTACCGAGGCTGCGCTGCTTTCGCGCTCTGTGGGGGCCACGGCGCAGCTGCTGGGCAAGGATGCTAGCGCCTGGTGTCGGTTGCACCGCCATGTGGCTGAGTCTGCCGATGCCCACCTGGCTAACCTGCTGGCCCCCGTCCTGCGGGTTCCGCAGCATCCTGCTGCATTACTGCGTTTTGCGCCTGCGGCGGTGCTGCCTGCCAGCACATTGGGGCAGTGGGCCTTTTCTTCGCCGCAAGCCCGGGCGCTGTTGGCGGGCAATGCGGTGCACTCCATTTCTTCGCCAGCGCGCCCGCTGACTGGGGCGTTTGGGGTGCTCTTTGGGGCGCTGGGGATGAGTTATGGCTGGCCGGTTGCCCGGGGTGGGACGCAGGCAATTAGTGATGCCTTGGTGCGGGTGATCCGGGCCCATGGCGGACGTATCCATACGGGGTGTCTGGTGGAGGATGTGCGCGAGCTACCTGGTGCCGATGCCCTGGTCCTCAACCTGACTCTACGGCAGATGCGCGCCCTCAAAGGCCTGGACATTCCGCAGGCTGCGACGCGGCGCCTGGGCCGGTGGCGCTATGGGACTGCCGCCTTCAAGGTCGATTTCCTGTTGAAAGAACCCGTGCCCTGGCGTGATGCGCGAGTGGGGCAGGCGGGCACGGTGCATGTTGGTGGCACCGTGGAAGAAATGGTGCATGCAGAGCGGGAAGCTGCGCGGGGAAGACTGCCGCGCCGGCCCTTCGTGATGGTGTCCCAGCAGTATGTTGCAGACCCCACGCGGGGGCGGGTGCTGTGGACGTATGCGCACGTGCCCCATGGATTTGTGGAGGCATATCAGGGGCAGGTGTGGGAGCTTATCATCGACCAGATTGAACGCTTTGCCCCGGGATTTAGGGACGTCATTGCGGACTGGCATGAGATGAGCCCGGCGCAGCTGGAAGCATGGAACCCTAATCTGGTGGGTGGGGACATTGCGGGTGGGGCGATGACGGGATTACAGGCTCTGCTGCGACCTGGGTTGGCACTGCGGCCGCACCGGCTGGGTAGGGGGATATATGTGGCATCGGCAAGCACAGCGCCAGGAGCAGGGGTACATGGCATGGCTGGGTGGTGGGCGGCGCAGGAGGTGCTGCGGGATGCGGGCGAACTCTAA
- the rplM gene encoding 50S ribosomal protein L13 codes for MSTFHPKSGDITRKWYVIDATDVVLGKLASTVADLLRGKHKPQFAPNVDCGDHVVIINAEKIHVSSNKREREMRYRHSGYPGGLKSMTLGQSLDANPVRVIEEAVRGMMPHNKLSNASVRKLHVFAGEEHPYAGQKPETFEFKQVAQ; via the coding sequence TTGTCTACTTTCCACCCGAAGAGCGGTGACATCACCCGTAAGTGGTACGTCATCGACGCTACCGATGTGGTGCTGGGCAAGCTTGCTTCCACCGTGGCAGACCTGCTGCGCGGCAAGCACAAGCCCCAGTTCGCACCCAACGTTGACTGCGGTGACCACGTTGTCATCATCAACGCTGAGAAGATCCACGTGTCCTCCAACAAGCGCGAGCGCGAAATGCGTTACCGCCACTCCGGCTACCCGGGTGGTCTGAAGTCCATGACCCTTGGTCAGTCCCTGGACGCAAACCCGGTTCGCGTTATTGAAGAGGCAGTCCGTGGCATGATGCCGCACAACAAGCTGTCCAACGCTTCCGTTCGCAAGCTGCATGTCTTTGCTGGCGAGGAGCACCCATACGCCGGTCAGAAGCCGGAGACCTTCGAGTTTAAGCAGGTGGCACAGTAA
- the rpsI gene encoding 30S ribosomal protein S9 gives MTEQNIDNNVADAADLAAAAAATEEFTNTIGDAIAPAASEETEVAAPAIHEGPIQTVGRRKRAIARVRMVAGTGVITINGREFDNYFPNKLHQQDILLPLTLLEREGQFDIKVTVSGGGPTGQAGALRLAIARALNIYNPGDRAALKKAGLLTRDARAVERKKAGLHKARRAPQYSKR, from the coding sequence ATGACCGAGCAGAACATCGACAACAACGTAGCCGACGCTGCCGACCTCGCTGCAGCTGCTGCCGCTACTGAGGAGTTCACCAACACCATCGGTGACGCCATTGCTCCTGCCGCCTCCGAGGAAACCGAGGTTGCCGCCCCGGCCATCCACGAAGGTCCGATTCAGACCGTTGGTCGCCGTAAGCGCGCCATCGCCCGCGTGCGCATGGTTGCTGGCACCGGTGTCATCACCATCAACGGCCGCGAGTTCGACAACTACTTCCCGAACAAGCTCCACCAGCAGGACATCTTGCTGCCGCTGACCCTGCTTGAGCGTGAAGGCCAGTTCGACATCAAGGTCACCGTCTCCGGTGGCGGCCCCACCGGTCAGGCAGGTGCTTTGCGTCTGGCCATCGCCCGCGCACTCAACATTTACAACCCGGGTGACCGCGCTGCCCTGAAGAAGGCCGGCCTGCTTACCCGTGACGCCCGTGCCGTGGAGCGCAAGAAGGCTGGTCTGCACAAGGCACGCCGTGCCCCGCAGTACTCCAAGCGTTAA
- the glmM gene encoding phosphoglucosamine mutase, with protein MTRLFGTDGVRGLANKKLTPILALKLGQAAAEVLTAHRESFERRPLAIIGRDPRVSGEMLDAAIASGLASRGVDVLRVGVLPTPAIAFLTDDYGAELGVMISASHNPMPDNGIKFFSSGGKKLPDSVEDEIQKAMEHLAEDGPTGTKLGRIISEAPDARGRYLAHLAEVVSADLSGIKVVVDAANGAASKVAPQAYEAAGAEVIAIHNKPNAFNINEDCGSTHIEQTQQAVVEHGAHLGLAHDGDADRCLAVDAQGNVVDGDQIMALLAVGMKEDNALRYNTLVATVMSNLGLKLAMEEQGITVIEANVGDRYVLEELAKGDFSLGGEQSGHVVLPDDCTTGDGTLTGLSIMARMAKTGKSLAELASVMTVLPQVLINVPVRDKGAIMADSELKAAIAEAEAELGDSGRVLLRPSGTEELFRVMVEAKSEEHARKVAGRLAAVVASV; from the coding sequence ATGACTAGACTCTTTGGAACCGACGGCGTGCGTGGACTGGCAAATAAGAAACTAACTCCAATCTTGGCTTTGAAGCTGGGCCAGGCTGCGGCGGAGGTACTAACCGCGCATCGGGAGTCTTTTGAGCGGCGGCCCTTGGCCATCATTGGCCGGGACCCGCGTGTTTCTGGGGAGATGCTTGATGCCGCCATCGCTTCCGGTTTGGCTTCGCGTGGGGTGGACGTGCTGCGCGTAGGGGTGCTGCCCACCCCGGCGATTGCTTTCCTAACGGATGATTATGGTGCGGAGTTGGGCGTGATGATTTCCGCCTCGCATAACCCCATGCCGGACAATGGCATCAAGTTCTTCTCCTCGGGCGGCAAGAAGCTGCCGGATAGTGTGGAGGATGAGATTCAAAAAGCCATGGAGCACCTGGCAGAAGATGGTCCTACTGGCACCAAGCTGGGCCGCATCATTTCAGAGGCTCCCGATGCCCGCGGTCGCTACCTTGCCCATCTGGCTGAGGTCGTCTCTGCGGATTTAAGCGGCATCAAGGTGGTGGTGGATGCTGCCAATGGCGCCGCTTCCAAGGTGGCACCGCAGGCCTATGAGGCCGCGGGCGCTGAGGTTATTGCCATCCACAACAAGCCTAATGCTTTCAATATCAATGAGGATTGCGGTTCTACCCATATTGAACAAACCCAGCAGGCAGTGGTGGAGCATGGCGCTCACTTGGGGTTGGCGCACGACGGTGATGCTGACCGCTGCCTGGCGGTAGACGCCCAGGGAAATGTTGTGGACGGGGACCAAATCATGGCCCTGCTGGCCGTGGGGATGAAGGAAGATAACGCCTTGCGCTATAACACCCTGGTGGCCACGGTGATGTCCAACCTGGGCCTCAAGCTGGCTATGGAGGAGCAGGGGATTACCGTCATTGAGGCCAATGTGGGGGACCGCTACGTGTTGGAAGAACTGGCAAAGGGCGATTTCTCCCTGGGTGGGGAGCAGTCCGGGCACGTGGTGTTGCCGGATGATTGCACCACTGGCGACGGCACCCTAACGGGCTTGTCCATCATGGCGCGCATGGCTAAAACGGGGAAGTCCCTGGCGGAGCTGGCTTCCGTAATGACGGTGCTGCCGCAGGTGCTGATTAATGTCCCCGTGCGGGATAAGGGCGCAATCATGGCAGACTCAGAGCTCAAGGCAGCAATTGCCGAGGCCGAAGCTGAACTGGGAGACTCCGGCCGGGTGCTGTTGCGGCCCTCCGGCACGGAGGAGTTGTTCCGCGTGATGGTGGAGGCCAAGAGCGAGGAGCACGCGCGCAAGGTGGCTGGCCGCCTGGCCGCAGTAGTCGCTTCGGTGTAG